The Acidicapsa ligni genome has a window encoding:
- a CDS encoding YncE family protein has product MIRNSVIAVCIAVCGIGLIQIHAESPITLQRTIPLTGVKGKFDHFAVDEAGHRLFAAATGNKTVEVVDLATGTKLQSIAGLGKPHGLAWVAQKGLLFVADGEKAELNVFKGSPLKLIRSIKLSDDADDLVYDNATNVLYVGHGGSDTANPASVAIIDGESLSLIANIAVAAHPEALELDETGHRVFVNISDAGQVVVIDGRSHAVVNKWQLNGAKGNTPLAYDVADDLLLVGCRTPAKLLVLNGKTGKEIASAPSDTGADDLFYEPATHRAYLITGSGAVDTFAVSADGKLEALAVTGTVAGAKTGLLVPSQRSLYIGIPGTTFPAEVRVYQTGAR; this is encoded by the coding sequence GTGATTAGAAATTCAGTGATCGCTGTTTGTATAGCAGTTTGTGGAATCGGTCTTATTCAGATCCATGCAGAATCGCCAATCACTCTTCAACGCACTATTCCACTAACTGGCGTAAAAGGGAAATTCGACCACTTTGCTGTAGACGAAGCTGGACATCGTTTATTCGCGGCGGCTACTGGCAACAAGACAGTAGAAGTGGTAGACCTGGCCACAGGAACGAAGCTGCAGAGCATTGCAGGCCTGGGCAAACCTCATGGACTCGCATGGGTGGCTCAGAAAGGTCTTCTGTTTGTTGCCGATGGAGAGAAGGCAGAGTTGAACGTTTTTAAAGGTTCTCCACTCAAGCTGATCAGGTCTATCAAGCTTTCCGATGATGCGGACGATCTTGTTTACGATAATGCCACTAATGTTCTATATGTCGGACACGGTGGAAGTGATACTGCGAATCCGGCATCTGTCGCCATCATTGATGGAGAAAGTCTTTCGCTGATTGCAAACATAGCCGTTGCTGCACATCCCGAAGCACTGGAACTTGATGAGACAGGGCATCGCGTTTTTGTAAACATCAGTGATGCCGGACAAGTCGTGGTAATCGATGGCAGGAGTCATGCAGTTGTAAACAAGTGGCAGCTAAATGGCGCTAAAGGAAATACTCCACTCGCTTACGATGTAGCGGATGATCTCTTGCTCGTTGGTTGCCGGACGCCTGCCAAGCTTCTGGTGTTGAATGGGAAGACCGGAAAGGAAATCGCAAGCGCTCCATCGGATACCGGTGCGGATGATCTATTTTATGAACCAGCGACACATCGCGCTTATTTGATTACGGGTTCCGGGGCAGTGGATACCTTTGCTGTCTCAGCCGACGGAAAGCTGGAAGCACTTGCTGTAACCGGGACTGTCGCTGGAGCGAA
- a CDS encoding TonB-dependent receptor — protein sequence MKLRVLSLLSLFLLFVCIPSLLHSAEVDKSVDGENGSISGVVKDTSGAALQGAQIALQPTSATAVSDAQGNFSIQNVKPGSYTLTVSYIGFGNSVSSVVVAQGQNVQLNTTMNVGSNSQQVVVNGDVVGDAAAINEQRTSENILNVETDVQIQSLPNQNVADALGRLPGVTLQRNEGEGQYVQIRGTEPRLSNTTIDGVIVPGPDPAVRQVDLDTIPAGLVGSVAINKTLSASQDGDAIGGSVDLRIKQATTDKPTISIQGIDGYTPIANGRKSFAINSTAGFRFGPSESHGPGKRFGLMLGYSYDANERGIDDVEPVPGISPLTGEKTFGSEDIQQYLYDRTRYGFAGALDYKLNENSDLYVHGLFSNFRDYGQKYAYQLTVEDNPKFKTSIRRPNLQIEDLAIGGNQVFNHSFLRYQIAIAHSRFGGAAGNPGAEFKVAKHSAIGDDCEYVPGPSQYRPQFSCAVAGNEIYDPTKYFLDTIDLTFGQATQLNLQAGGAMGINYHLGSHASTLEFGGQFRNEHKGQDAYSPEYDSSNGTPMTQYLSSFVNNHFYDGSYHLGPVTNFAAIAGDLAANPENFSLDEGTTHLQSDAANYNLQERVSAGYIMNTIEFGRFHLQTGLRFEGTQTSNTGYLVVNDANGNYVSTTPQHGSGSYVNPLPSAQLRYKIDANSDIRAVYGRGMSRPDPYQLVSYVTEDQSTNPYTIGIGNPSLVAEHANDYDLLYERYLPSVGMIEAGYFYKQITRPIFSRQSIIPATGSPLSQAYAGDLVLQEVNGDHAYVQGVELAYQQHLRFLPGVLSGARINANFTYTSSKNYNLPGRSDNPALVGQAPYSWNIAPAYATKRALITVAASHNGSNIYVYQYQQTGQSIAQLGVTGPTGDNYFYAHTQIDAQATYYIGKGFTVLASGLNMNNEVFGFFNGSPQYLTQREYYKPTYQGGIRWNLHHSE from the coding sequence ATGAAATTGCGCGTTCTATCGCTCTTATCTCTTTTCTTGCTCTTTGTTTGTATTCCATCGCTGCTTCACTCCGCGGAGGTCGATAAGTCAGTCGATGGCGAGAATGGCAGCATCAGCGGCGTCGTGAAAGATACATCCGGAGCTGCTCTTCAAGGAGCGCAGATAGCACTGCAGCCTACATCGGCGACAGCAGTATCGGATGCCCAGGGAAACTTCTCAATTCAGAATGTAAAACCTGGCAGTTACACCCTGACCGTGTCTTATATCGGTTTTGGTAACTCGGTTTCGTCTGTAGTTGTGGCCCAAGGCCAGAACGTTCAGTTGAATACTACGATGAATGTTGGGTCCAATAGTCAGCAAGTGGTGGTGAATGGAGATGTGGTCGGAGATGCAGCAGCGATCAACGAGCAGCGCACATCCGAAAACATTCTGAACGTAGAAACGGACGTGCAGATTCAAAGCCTGCCGAACCAGAACGTCGCGGATGCTTTGGGCCGCTTGCCGGGAGTGACGTTGCAGCGCAATGAGGGCGAGGGCCAGTATGTACAGATCCGCGGCACTGAACCTAGGCTGAGCAACACAACGATCGATGGAGTGATTGTGCCCGGCCCTGATCCTGCGGTTCGTCAGGTAGATCTCGATACAATTCCGGCAGGTCTGGTAGGCTCCGTAGCAATCAACAAGACACTCTCTGCAAGCCAGGATGGAGACGCAATTGGTGGCTCTGTAGATCTACGCATCAAGCAGGCGACTACAGACAAACCAACTATTTCGATCCAGGGCATCGATGGTTATACGCCAATTGCAAACGGTCGTAAATCATTCGCGATTAATTCCACGGCAGGTTTTCGTTTTGGTCCTAGCGAAAGCCATGGTCCTGGCAAGCGGTTTGGCCTGATGCTTGGCTATAGTTATGACGCCAATGAGCGCGGCATTGACGATGTTGAGCCCGTTCCTGGTATCTCACCTTTAACGGGTGAGAAGACCTTTGGTTCGGAGGATATTCAGCAGTATCTCTATGATCGAACGCGTTACGGATTTGCCGGTGCTCTTGACTACAAGCTGAATGAGAACTCCGACTTGTATGTGCATGGACTATTTTCTAACTTCAGAGACTACGGTCAGAAATATGCTTACCAATTAACAGTAGAGGACAACCCAAAATTCAAGACGAGTATTCGTCGCCCTAATCTGCAGATCGAAGATCTGGCTATTGGTGGTAACCAGGTCTTTAATCATTCTTTTCTCAGGTATCAGATCGCAATTGCGCACTCTCGTTTTGGAGGAGCCGCAGGCAACCCCGGCGCGGAGTTTAAGGTCGCAAAGCACAGCGCGATTGGTGATGATTGCGAGTATGTGCCCGGGCCTAGTCAATATCGGCCTCAATTTAGCTGCGCCGTAGCAGGAAACGAGATCTACGATCCAACTAAATATTTTTTGGATACGATTGATCTTACCTTCGGGCAGGCTACGCAGCTTAACCTGCAGGCAGGTGGGGCTATGGGCATTAACTACCATCTTGGATCGCACGCGTCGACGCTTGAATTCGGTGGGCAATTTCGCAATGAGCATAAGGGGCAGGATGCCTACTCTCCTGAGTATGATTCCTCGAACGGCACGCCTATGACCCAGTATCTAAGCTCTTTTGTGAACAACCATTTTTATGATGGAAGTTATCATCTGGGGCCTGTCACCAACTTTGCCGCGATTGCCGGAGATCTTGCTGCTAACCCAGAAAATTTTAGCCTGGACGAAGGGACGACTCACCTGCAGTCGGATGCAGCCAACTATAACCTGCAAGAACGGGTCTCTGCAGGCTACATCATGAATACGATCGAGTTTGGCCGCTTTCATCTGCAAACAGGTCTGCGCTTTGAGGGGACTCAAACCTCAAACACCGGTTATCTCGTGGTAAATGATGCAAACGGAAATTATGTGTCGACAACGCCGCAGCATGGAAGTGGATCCTATGTAAATCCGTTACCAAGTGCGCAGCTTCGCTATAAGATTGACGCTAACTCCGATATCCGTGCAGTCTACGGAAGAGGTATGTCCCGTCCTGATCCATATCAACTTGTTTCTTACGTTACAGAGGATCAGTCCACCAATCCCTACACGATCGGCATCGGTAATCCATCCCTGGTAGCCGAACATGCGAACGACTACGATCTACTCTATGAGCGATATCTTCCATCCGTAGGCATGATCGAGGCCGGTTATTTCTACAAGCAGATTACGCGTCCCATCTTTAGCCGGCAATCGATCATCCCCGCAACGGGATCTCCCTTATCGCAGGCCTATGCTGGGGATCTAGTTTTACAGGAAGTCAATGGCGATCACGCCTATGTGCAAGGTGTTGAGTTAGCGTATCAACAGCATTTGAGGTTCCTTCCAGGTGTTCTGAGCGGGGCGCGGATCAACGCCAACTTTACTTACACATCCTCAAAGAACTATAACCTCCCAGGTCGCAGTGATAATCCGGCACTGGTAGGACAAGCTCCCTATTCATGGAATATCGCGCCAGCATATGCAACCAAACGCGCCCTGATTACTGTGGCAGCTTCTCATAACGGGTCAAACATATATGTCTATCAATATCAGCAGACAGGGCAATCGATAGCTCAGCTTGGGGTTACTGGTCCTACCGGAGATAACTACTTTTATGCCCATACTCAGATCGATGCCCAGGCGACTTACTATATCGGCAAAGGATTCACTGTTCTGGCTTCAGGGCTAAACATGAACAACGAAGTCTTCGGTTTCTTCAACGGTAGCCCACAGTACCTTACTCAGCGTGAATATTACAAGCCGACATATCAGGGTGGAATTCGCTGGAACCTTCATCACAGTGAGTAA